Proteins from a single region of bacterium:
- a CDS encoding T9SS type A sorting domain-containing protein: MQKRAVFICILAFATAQVFASNFSPTVMTISAPEVINYNFDGKSIDIPITVSGPRGSAMFLVFTKDQASNINMIRNGFLGWHRVNKVDTCLYVSPLKDMDIGKNTITWTGKNQDGGTVPAGEYTYYLWGYDSVNPQQIVSRYLTTSSWKNDRIVTHNPVTGQQLVKPVIHGASGGGNGDELSLVTRQRWEIGGDPEDQTLLETTQIWSYYDTCKDVPSIYKDNEFFIFMSDNNLIGHIKKFAYVPNGESILDTKWANNGECVFSTVGSNGWWLVNRDMEYGGEGLMAATNTDISGSATMSELVFVDMAEGTEQFRIDLSEWWVSIESGEKGGQASQGPMFLDYKNNLMYLSTHCGCWKEVIDPHAGHDYEVDYMRWMNGNGDYVGDMNFMADSERPWVCNDYSSPPFMHKISADNNGFVSFGVSNLGAVTFGLMAPDGTGLGYFAFAGAPAKTAEDSGIAVFLTTGSAYDGFYCDNNIEGKEVDGKIPRINGTWYLAEDSFKGIITNAPTAVDENAPAAFTVKQNSPNPFNPSTTISFTIPEAGNVSVDVFNVAGQKIDTIASEFMSAGSHSITWNASGFSAGVYFYTVKSGEFSRTMKMTLLK, encoded by the coding sequence ATGCAGAAACGTGCTGTTTTTATCTGTATTCTGGCTTTTGCAACGGCTCAAGTGTTTGCATCAAATTTTTCACCGACCGTTATGACCATATCAGCCCCGGAAGTCATAAACTATAATTTTGACGGCAAATCAATTGATATTCCCATTACCGTCTCCGGGCCGCGCGGAAGTGCCATGTTCCTCGTTTTTACAAAGGATCAGGCCTCTAATATCAATATGATCCGCAACGGGTTTCTCGGATGGCACAGGGTCAACAAGGTTGATACCTGTTTGTATGTATCTCCGCTCAAAGATATGGATATCGGTAAAAATACAATAACATGGACCGGGAAAAATCAGGACGGTGGTACAGTTCCCGCCGGGGAGTATACCTATTACTTGTGGGGGTATGATTCGGTCAATCCACAACAGATCGTAAGCCGTTATCTCACGACCTCCTCCTGGAAAAATGATCGAATCGTCACCCATAACCCGGTCACGGGACAACAATTGGTCAAACCGGTTATCCATGGCGCATCGGGAGGCGGCAATGGTGATGAACTGTCATTGGTAACCCGTCAGAGATGGGAAATCGGCGGCGATCCCGAGGATCAGACACTCCTTGAGACGACTCAGATATGGTCGTATTACGATACCTGCAAAGATGTCCCTTCAATCTACAAAGACAATGAATTCTTCATTTTTATGAGCGACAACAATCTGATAGGACACATCAAGAAATTTGCGTATGTACCGAACGGCGAATCCATTCTGGACACCAAGTGGGCAAATAACGGCGAGTGTGTCTTCAGCACCGTAGGCAGCAATGGCTGGTGGCTGGTGAACCGGGATATGGAATATGGCGGAGAGGGTCTTATGGCTGCAACGAACACCGACATTTCGGGTAGTGCAACCATGTCAGAGCTTGTTTTTGTCGATATGGCGGAAGGTACGGAGCAGTTCAGAATTGATCTCTCCGAATGGTGGGTCAGCATTGAAAGCGGTGAGAAGGGCGGCCAGGCGTCTCAGGGCCCCATGTTTCTTGACTACAAAAACAACCTTATGTACCTCTCCACACACTGCGGCTGCTGGAAAGAGGTCATCGATCCTCATGCAGGGCATGATTATGAAGTTGACTATATGCGGTGGATGAACGGTAACGGCGATTATGTCGGCGACATGAACTTCATGGCTGATTCCGAAAGACCGTGGGTCTGCAACGACTATAGCTCCCCGCCGTTCATGCATAAGATTTCCGCCGACAATAACGGTTTTGTCAGCTTCGGGGTCAGTAACCTTGGCGCTGTAACGTTCGGTCTGATGGCGCCCGACGGAACCGGGCTCGGCTATTTTGCGTTTGCCGGCGCACCCGCGAAAACTGCAGAGGATTCAGGAATCGCAGTGTTTCTGACAACGGGGTCAGCATATGACGGATTCTACTGCGACAACAATATCGAAGGAAAAGAAGTGGATGGGAAAATTCCACGTATCAACGGAACCTGGTACCTGGCGGAAGATTCCTTCAAGGGCATCATAACCAATGCCCCAACTGCAGTTGATGAAAATGCTCCGGCTGCTTTTACTGTAAAGCAGAACTCTCCCAATCCGTTCAATCCGAGCACGACGATCAGCTTCACGATTCCGGAAGCCGGGAATGTGTCGGTTGATGTGTTTAACGTGGCCGGACAGAAGATAGACACGATTGCCAGTGAGTTCATGAGCGCCGGCAGTCATTCTATAACATGGAATGCGTCAGGATTCTCCGCCGGTGTATACTTCTACACCGTCAAATCCGGTGAATTCTCCAGAACCATGAAGATGACGCTGCTTAAGTAA
- a CDS encoding substrate-binding domain-containing protein: MRKLFSLSYTVLLSWMLLYGCSGSGDGNKQVAIAVIPMGTTHEFWKSIHAGAVTASQELGVNIIWKGPLKEDDRDEQIQIVETFIAAHISAIVLSPLDDRALVLPVREAKKLGIPTVVFNSALQGDDHIAFVSTENYQGGVIGANRIGALLGGKGNVILVRVHEGSEGSTKREEGFLATIRSSFPGITMLSDNQYAGVTTETAYRTCENLLNRFNDVDAMFTPNESTTFGCLRALQDRGLAGRIILVGFDSSEKLIEALEKREIQGLVLQNPFNMGYLSVKTAVASLKGEQYEKRIDTGVTLATPENMNDPEINRLLRPDLSILNGK, from the coding sequence GTGAGAAAACTATTTTCCCTGTCGTATACAGTTCTTCTGTCATGGATGTTATTATATGGCTGCAGCGGCTCCGGTGATGGAAATAAACAGGTCGCCATAGCGGTTATACCCATGGGAACGACCCATGAATTCTGGAAATCGATTCATGCCGGTGCGGTCACGGCATCGCAGGAACTGGGAGTGAACATCATATGGAAAGGTCCGCTCAAGGAAGACGACCGTGACGAACAGATTCAGATCGTCGAGACGTTCATCGCGGCGCATATAAGCGCTATCGTCCTCTCTCCGCTCGATGACCGTGCTCTCGTGCTGCCGGTCAGGGAAGCGAAGAAACTGGGTATTCCCACAGTTGTTTTTAATTCGGCTCTTCAGGGGGATGATCATATCGCGTTTGTTTCCACGGAGAACTATCAGGGCGGTGTAATCGGCGCCAACCGTATCGGCGCCCTTCTGGGAGGCAAAGGCAATGTCATACTTGTCCGTGTTCACGAAGGCAGCGAAGGGTCCACGAAACGCGAGGAAGGATTTCTCGCCACCATCAGATCGTCATTTCCGGGGATTACCATGCTGTCCGACAATCAATACGCCGGTGTGACAACAGAAACCGCCTATCGGACGTGCGAAAATCTCCTCAACCGTTTTAACGATGTCGATGCGATGTTCACTCCCAATGAATCCACAACGTTCGGCTGTCTGCGGGCGCTTCAGGACAGAGGGCTCGCAGGCAGGATCATTCTGGTTGGTTTTGATTCCTCGGAGAAACTCATCGAGGCGCTCGAAAAAAGGGAAATACAGGGACTGGTGCTTCAGAATCCTTTTAACATGGGATACCTGAGTGTAAAAACCGCTGTTGCGAGCCTTAAAGGGGAACAGTACGAAAAACGGATCGATACCGGTGTCACTCTTGCGACACCCGAAAATATGAACGATCCCGAAATAAACAGGCTTTTACGGCCCGACCTTTCGATCCTTAACGGAAAATGA